The region AGTTTCTTCAGAATATTGTAATTTTAACATTAATGATTGATATACTTTTGCATTATATTTAGAATTAACTCTGAATTTTGCTAAATAATCATTTCCAGAAAAACCGGTATTTTTATTACTAAAATCTATTTTTTTAAAACCGTCCGAAGTTCTATTATTGTATTCTATTAAATACCCAAGTGTTTCATTAGCATCACCTACATTAAAATAGGCATTTCTAGTGTTGAAACTTCCATAATTAAATTGTGCTTTTCCTTTAAAATAGTTTGGAATTTGAGTTGAAACCAAGTTAATTGCACCGCCAGTTGTAAAAGGTCCATATTGAATTTGACTACTTCCTTTTAAAATTTCAATAGCTTGAATGCGATTTATAGTAGGAAAATAATACGCTTCTGATGCTATGTATGGCGCAGGTGCAATTAAAACCCCATCTTCCATTAACGATATTTTAGATGTACGTGTAGGTGCAGTACCACGCAAACCAATACTTGGTCGCTGTCCAAAACCTTCTTCATCTACGATTGTAATTCCAGGTACACTTTGTAAAATTCTATTTACATCGGTATATTTAAAACGCGCAATTTCTTCTGGCGATATAAAATAATTAGTTCCCGATTGATTTTTTGATTTAAACTTACTGCCTATTTCGGCATCAGTAATTATTATTATTTCTTTTAACTGAGTTGAATCAATTGTTTGATTAACTTCTTGAGCAAATGCTGAATTAAAAAAAGGAATACTAATAGCTAGAATTGTAATTTTCTTCATGAATCATTAAAATTTGACGCAAATGTATTAATTTAGAATTAATAAAAATAATATTTCTAATCAAAATGAAACACAAAAATCACAAAACAATATAAATCAATTAGTTATATTTATAATTAGATTTAGTATAAATTATTTTTTAAAATAGTTGTAGCATCAGCTTGTGCTTTTGGTAATATCGTAATATCAGCAAGTTGCACATGTTTTGGCTGATTTACAGCAAAAGCAATGGTTTCTGCAATATCCTCTGCTTTTAATGGATCAAACCCTTCATAAACTTTAGTTGCTTTTTGAGTATCGCCTTTAAAACGCACCAATGAAAACTCGGTTTCTACGACACCTGGTGCAATTGATGTAACTTTAATTCCCAACGGTAAAAAATCTAATCGCATGCCTTTGGTCAGCGCTTCAACAGCCCATTTAGATGCGCAATATGTAGCCCCATTTGTATATGCTTGTTTACCAGCAATGGAAGAAATATTAATAATATGCGCATTTTCAGAATTCTGCAAATAAGGTAAGCATGCTTTAGTAACATATATAACCCCCTTTACATTACTATCTATCATTGCATCTAAATCATTCAAATCAGCGTCTTGAAAACTTGCTAAACCGTGAGCATTACCGGCATTGTTAATTAAAACATCAATATTTTGCCACTCTTTTGGAAGGTTTTCAAACGATTTAAAAACGTCATCTTTATGTACAACATCAAAATTTAAAAGGTAACACTCTGTATTAGTTAACTCAGCTTTAAGTTGAAGCAGTTTTTCATTTCTTCTTCCGCATAATATCAATCTATTGTTGTTTGCTAAAGCTTTTGCAGTAGCGTAACCAATACCAGAACTTGCTCCTGTAATTAAAATTGTTTTCATAGTTTTTTGTAAAAAACAAATTTAAAAAGATTTTTAGTATACTTAATAGCTATTTTAGATATGAATTTAAAAAAAAATGATTGCTTTTGTTTATATTTAAAAAAAGATTGCCCAGTAGGTCTAAGCAATCTTTAAAAAATAAATATGAAATACAAAGTTTTGTTTGTAACAAACCAAAGTTATTGATTTATAATTAATTACACAAAATATTTAACATGAATGAAATTGAATTGTTAAAAATTAATGATTTTAAAAACACAAATAGTGAAAATTCTATTTATGCAAACACGATACTAAATCACTTACAACTGCATCATTCACGTATTGAAAAGCCGCATAAACATAATTTTTATGCAGTATTTTTATTTACAAAAGGTACAGGAATTCATGAAATAGATTTTAATCAATATAAAGTAAATCCGGGTTCGGTATTTTTTTTACAGCCAGGGCAAACACACTCTTGGGAATTGTCTGAGGATGCAGATGGTTTTTTATTTTTTCATTCGACCGATTTTTATGAAACGGCTTATTTAAATCATTCTATAAAAGATTTTCCATTTTTTGAATCGAATTTTACAGAAAAACATATTTTTTTAAACGAAGAACAACTTAAAATTATTCAATTAATATTTGTAAATCTTTATACTGAAACGCTTAAGCAACAAAAAAAATACAAACAATTTATTTTAACATACATTACACAAATCTATATATATTTAAACCGTTTACATGAAAGTCAAAATCAAAACAACAATATACTTTTAAAACATTATCAAAATGTGTTTTCTAATTTTGAAAAACTAGTCGACAGTTTATTTAAAGAAAATAAATCGGCAAGTAAATACGCAGATTTATTAAATATTACACAAAAGCATTTAAATAGAATTGTACAAACTGTAACTCAAAAAACCACTACCCAAATTATTACAGACCGAGTTATTTTAGAAGCAAAACGCGAGTTGCTTTACACCAATCTATCATTAAAAGAAATAGCTTTAAAATTAGGTTATACAGATTATACATACTTCTCGCGACTGTTTAAAAAACATTCAGGAATAAAAGCATCTGAATTTAAAAAGCACTATAATTTAGAAGAATAACTATTGCTCGTTTTCATTTTTATAAAATAAATTAAGCCACATTAAACGCGACATACGGTAATTAAATGTAGACATTAACAAGATTACTACAACAACACCAATAAAAATATTTAAAAAATTTACTTTTAAAAGTAACCCTAATACAAAAACAGCAACCATTTCTGCAACTGTTAAAGCGTAACTCATGTACATTCCACCGTAATAAAACCCAGGTTCTGGATGATAGGAATACCCACATTTAGAACAATTTTCATGCATTACTGGCATTTCTAATAATAACGGATTTCCTTTTTTCTTAAAAACTTTTGTTTGTCCACATTTAGGACAAGTACCGCTTAAAACTTTAGTTACGTAAGACATTTCTTATTAATTTTGTACAAAGATACAGTTAAATGTTTTTTTTTGTGCTTAAAAAAAATCGCAATTAGTTGTACTTTTCAGACATTATTATCATGCATTTAAATAACACAAATCATAAAAGCACCAATTGTTTTATTGCTTTTAACAAAGATATTTCACATATTAAACTACCTGAAAAATTAAACTTTCCGTTTTATTATAATGTACATCCTTTATGTGAAATGGCTGCAAATCAAGTGCAATTTTATTTAGAAAACAACGAAGAACTTAAACATAATTTTGGTTTAAACAACAACAATCATTTATTACCCATTGGAAAAATGTTTGGTGTTTTAGTTGTTAAAAAAGAAAATGAAATTGGTTTTATTACAGCTTATTCAGGTAAATTAGCAAATAGTAATTCAGTTGCATTTTTCGTACCTCCTGTTTTTGATATGCTTTCTCAAAATAGTTATTTTTTAAGAAAGGAAACTGAATTAAACAGTATAAATTACGAAATTGAACTTTTAGAAAACAATAGTGATTTAAATACATTACTTTTAAATTTAGAGGATTTAAAAGCCACTTCAACCATTGAAATTGAATCATTTAAACAACAAATGACCTTTAAAAAAGCTGCACGAAAACAAAAACGATTGCAGCTAAAAGAAACTTGTACAACTGATGAATATGAAATTTTGGAAGCTGATTTAATTAAACAAAGTTTACATGAAAAACATCTTTTAAAAACAATTACGATTGAGTACAAACAAAAACTTGAAAATCTTACCCAAAAAATTGAGTTATTCACTGAAAAAATTACACAATTAAAAGAAGAACGTAAAATAAAATCAAACGCGTTACAAAATTGGTTGTTTACAAACTATACCTTTTTAAATAGTAAAAAAGAAGAAAAATCGTTATTAGAAATATTTAAAAATTCGTTACATAACCATCCGCCTGCTGGTGCGGGTGAATGTTGTGCCCCTAAATTGTTTCAATATGCTTTTAAAAATAATTTAGAACCAATTGCATTAGCTGAATTTTGGTGGGGAGCACCTCCAAAATCTGAAGTTCGTTTACACAAACAATTTTATCCATCGTGTTGGGGCAAGTGCGAACCTATTTTAGGTCATATGTTACAAGGTTTACAGGTTGATGAAAACCCTTTTCTAAACAATCCAGCTAATAATAAAGAGCTTGAAATTGTATACGACGATCCATATCTAGTAATTGTAAATAAACCTGCCGAATTTTTATCGGTTCCAGGTATTCATATAACCGATTCTGTTTATGAACGAATAAAAAACAGATATCCAAATGCAACCGGACCGTTAATTGTTCATAGATTGGATATGTCTACATCGGGGTTAATGGTTTTAGCTAAAAATAAAGATGTACACGAAAATCTTCAAAAGCAATTTATAAAACGCAAGGTCAAAAAAAGCTATATAGCGCTTTTAAATGGTATAGTTAAAAATGATAATGGTTGTATTGAATTGCCTTTAAGAGTAGATTTAGACGATAGACCTAGACAAATTGTTTGCTATGAATACGGTAAAATGGGCATAACCAAATACACTGTTTTAGAACGAAAAGAAAATACAACACGTATTCAATTTTTTCCAATAACCGGCCGTACACATCAATTAAGAGTACATGCAGCACATAATTTAGGCTTAAATACACCAATTATTGGTGATGATTTATATGGTACAAAAGCCAATAGATTACATTTACACGCAAATATGTTAGAATTTTTTCATCCTATTTATAAAGAAAATGTAAGTTTTCAGGTTCAACCTGAATTTTAACTAAACAAAATTTAATAAATTTGTGAATCTTTATAAAGCACATGTATACAGTTGAAGTAAATAATAAAAAAACACGCCAACAGTTTTTAAATTTTCCTAAAAAACTTTACGCAGACGAAAAAAACTGGATTCAACCTTTAAATCAAGACATTGAAAAGGTGTTTGATACCCAAGAAAACAAACTTTTTAAACGCGGTGGAAAAGCAATACGTTGGATACTTTTTAACAGTAATAATGAAATTATTGGTAGAATAGCTGCCTTTATTAATCCTAAATACGAAGGTAAAGCTGCCGTTGGTGGTATTGGCTTTTTTGAATGTATAAACAACCAAAAAGCGGCAAACTATTTATTTAACGAAGCAAAAAAATGGTTTCTTTTAAATGAAATTGAAACCATGGACGGGCCAATTAATTTTGGTGAACGCGATCAATGGTGGGGATTACTTATTGAAGGTTTTCACGAACCACTTTATAATATGAATTACAATTTTCCGTATTATATTGATTTATTTGAAAACTATGGTTTTAAAACTTATTTTAATCAAGAATGTTTTTCTTTACCTATAACACAAAAATTACAACCTAAATTACATGACCGTCATGAAGCTATTGCTAAAGACAGTAATTTTAAAGCAGAGTATTTAAAATTAAATAATTTAGATAAGTATGTTGCCGATTTTGTAACAATTTATAATAAAGCATGGGCAAGCCATGGTGGTGGTAAAGATTTAACCCTTAACCAAGGGAAATTAATTTTTAAAACCATGAAACCGGTTATTGACCCTAAAATTGTATGGTTTGTATATTATAAAAACGAACCAGTTGCATTTTGGTTAAATTTACCTGACTTAAATCAATACTTTAAGCATTTAAATGGAAAATTTGGTATCCTTCAAAAATTACAATTTCTTTGGTATAAAACATTTCAAAAAAGTAAACGCGTTGTTGGTATTGCTTTTGGTGTAGTACCAGAATGGCAAGGTAAAGGAGTTGATAATTTTATGATTATTGAAGGCCAGAAAGTAATGAAAAGTCAGCTGAGTTATACTGATTATGAAATGCAATGGATTGGCGATTTTAACCCTAAAATGATTAATATTGCTAAAGGATTAGGTGCTGAACATAGTAGAAAATTACGTACTTACCGTTACCATTTTGATACTTTAAAACCAGTAGAACGACATAGATTATTAACTAAAAAAGAGGCCTAAGCCTCTTTTTTTATCTTTCAAATTCTTTTAGCGTTTCTGTAATAATACGTACACAATCTAAAAGTTGCTCTTCGTTCATCACCAAAGGTGGTGCAAAACGGATAATATTACCATGTGTTGGTTTTGCTAACAAACCATTATCACGTAAACGCAAACAAATATTCCATGCGGTATCACTATCTTCGGTATCGTTAATTAAAATAGCATTTAACAAGCCTTTTCCGCGAACCAATGAACAAATGGTTGATGTTTGAATATAATCGTTTAATTTTTGTCTGAATAAATTCCCTAAGTTATCGGCGTTTTCTGCAAGTTTTTCATCAATAACTACATCTAACGCAGCCATTGCAACAGCTGCTGCAACAGGATTTCCACCAAAAGTTGAACCATGCTGTCCTGGTTTAATCACATTCATTACTGCATCGTTAGCTAATACTGCAGAAACAGGATACATACCCCCAGAAAGTGCTTTTCCTAAAATTAAAACATCGGGTTGTATATTTTCATGATCAACAGCCAACATTTTACCTGTACGCGCAATTCCCGTTTGAACTTCATCTGCTATAAACAACACATTATTTTGTTTACACAATTCATATGCCGCAGTTAAATATCCAGTATCTGGCACAAAAACGCCTGCTTCTCCTTGAATTGGCTCAACTAAAAAACCTGCAACATTTTGGTTACCTATAACTTCTTTTAAGGCTTCAACATTATTATAAGGTATGCGAACAAAACCTTCGGTATATGGACCGTAATTTTTACGGGCATCTTGATCGTTTGAGAACGAAATAATGGTAGTTGTTCTTCCGTGAAAATTATTTTCGCAAACAATAATCACAGCTTCTTGTTCTTTAATTTTTTTTACTTCGTATGCCCATTTTCTGGTTAATTTAATAGCTGTTTCTACAGCTTCCGCACCCGAATTCATTGGTAAAACCTTATCAAACCCAAATAATTTGGTTATTTTCTCTTCATAAGGTCCTAATTTATCGTTATAAAAAGCGCGCGAAGTTAAGGTAAGTTGTTCAGCTTGCTTTGTAATAGCTTCTACTAATTTAGGATGGCAATGCCCTTGATTTACTGCTGAATATGCCGATAAAAAATCGTAATATTTTTTTCCTTCAACATCCCAAACAAAAACCCCCTCGCCTTTTGATAATACAACCGGTAGCGGATGGTAATTATGCGCCCCGTATTTTTCTTCTAATGCAATTGCATCGTTACTTGATAAACTATTCATTACTATTAGTTTATAAAATTTAAATTAAGTAATTCCTTCTTAAATTGGAGAGAAATCATCCAATGTGCAAGTTAATAAAAACATATCTTTTAAAAAATTTAATATACGCATTTTTAAAAACAATATAAATTACAAACGTTTGAAAAATGTTAGTAAACAATTAGTATTTTTGCATCATGGGAAGAAAAAAAACAGACAAAATCGTATTCGAAAACGTTGAAGTCCTTGATGCAGGAGCAAAAGGCGTATCGGTTGGTAAAGCTGCCGATGGTAAAGTAATTTTTATTCCGAATGTAGTTCCGGGAGATGTAGTTGATGTGCAAACTTTTAAAAAACGCAAAGCGTATTACGAAGGTAAAGCGGTTGTTTTTCATAAGTTTTCTGATAAACGTGTGGAGCCCGTTTGTGAACATTTTGGAGCTTGTGGTGGTTGCAAATGGCAAAACATGGATTATAAATTTCAGTTAGGCTACAAACATCAAGAAGTTGAAAATAATTTAAAACGAATTGGTAAAATTGAATTACCACAATTTGAACCTATTTTAGGTTCGGAAAAGCAATTTTTTTACCGAAATAAAATGGAGTTTTCTTTCTCTAACGCACGTTGGTTAACCGATGCTGAAATTCAATCGGGTGAAGAATTAGGTAAAGAAAATGCATTAGGTTTTCACATTCCAAAAATGTGGGACAAAATTCTTGACATTAAAAAGTGTCACTTACAACAAGATCCTTCTAACGCAATACGTAACGAAATTCGAGCTTTTGCAAACACAAATGGCTTAGAATTTTACAATCCGCGTGAAAACAGTGGTTTATTACGTACTTTAATGATTAGAACAGCATCTACAGGTGAAATTATGGTGTTGATTCAATTTTTTAAAGAAGACAAGCAAAAACGCGAATTGCTTTTAAATTTTATTAAGGATCGCTTTCCAGAAATCACTTCGTTACAATATGTAATAAACAGTAAATTAAACGATACCATTTACGATCAAAATGTATTTTGTTTCTATGGACGCGATTATATTTTAGAAGAAATGGAAGGTTTACAATTTAGTATAAATGCAAAATCGTTTTACCAAACAAATTCTGAACAAGCTTATGAATTGTACAGCATTACTCGTGATTTTGCTGGCTTAACTGGTGAAGAATTGGTTTACGATTTGTATACTGGTACAGGAACCATTGCTCAATTTGTATCTAAAAAAGCAAAAAAAGTTATAGGTGTTGAAGCCGTGCCCGAAGCAATTGCTGATGCTAAAATTAATGCAGAACGCAACAACATTACCAATTGTGAATTTTTTGTAGGAGATATGAAAAATGTGTTTAACGATGAATTTATTGCACAACACGGACAACCAGATGTAATTATTACCGACCCGCCACGCGATGGAATGCATAAAGATGTGGTGGCGCAAATTTTAAAAATTGCTCCTAAAAAAGTTGTTTATGTAAGTTGTAATTCAGCTACACAAGCACGTGATTTGGCTTTAATGGATGAATTGTATAAAGTAGTTCGTGTACGCCCAGTAGATATGTTTCCACAAACACATCACGTTGAAAATGTAGTTTTATTAGAAAAACGATAATTTAAAACGGGAATCTCAAAACAATGAGATTCCCGTTTTTAAATTTAGATAAATAAATACTTAAACTACAATAAATTTGAAATTACCATTTTTGCAACAACTTTAAATATATTTGAACTTTGGTATTTCTATTGAGTTTAAGTTCCCGTTACTTTCGGCAATAAGCAAGTCGATATTTGTAATATTTTTAAAACAAAATGAGTTATAAATTATTTACAAAATACAACTCCAAAAAAAAAATAAGTTTTGAAATTATATATTTAGTTTCAATTTGTATATTTATTTTACTTGTTCATATCTTTAATTTTGAAAATTCTTTTGTTAATTGGATTTCTTTTACATTGTTTATAATAATAATGTTATTAATCCCATTATCTATTATATACAATATTTTTAGTTTTTTTCGGTTTGAAAAGTTAAATGGAGATTTAAATCAGACTTTAGATTTTTCAAAAGAAGGTATTATTATCAATAATCACTTATATTCTATAAATTCTATAAAAAAAATTGAAATAAATACATTCGATTATAAAGGCCGTTCCATTAATCATCGTAGAGCTTTTAAGGCAAAAAAATCAAATGGAACCCGAAATGAATTAAAAATTACATTCAATGACAATACTTCAAAACACATTTATTTCCAGCAACTTTACAAAAATCAGATACATAATGAAAAGTTTATTCTAATTGAGTATTGCAATCTTGAAAAAATAAATTATTTAAATCTATTAGATATCTTGAAAATAAATAAATATGAAGAAATAAAAATTTTCAAAGAGAAATATTTAAATCAATTTAAAAAAACAACATCAAATAATTAATCCTCTATTTAAAGGAAGAGCTTTAACTGAATTTGTAAATAAACTTATAAACTAAAGAGTAATAAATTAAAAAACGTCTCAAATTATTAATATTGAGACGTTTTTTTTAATTTACTTAATTGGAATGTTTTGCAAAATTTCTAAAACAAAATTCCAATATTTTTGAACTGATGAAATGGAAACACGTTCTTCTGGTGAATGTGCTCCACGAATGTTAGGACCAAACGAAATCATTTTCATATCGGGATAATTTGTACCTAAAATACCACATTCTAAACCAGCGTGGCATGCCACAACATTAGCTTTTTTACCATTTTGTTTTTGATACAATTCATCTAAAACTTTTAAAATTGATGAATTTGGATTGGGTGTCCAACCTGGATATGAACCCGAAAAAGTAACTTCGCAACCCATTAATTCAAAGGCAGAACGTAAAGCATTAGCTAAATCAAACTTAGAAGTTTCTACAGATGATCTGGTTAAACATTGAATTTGTAATTTACCATTTGCAACCGTAACTTTTGCAATATTATTTGATGTTTCTACTAAATCATCAAAATCAGCACTCATTCTATAAACTCCGTTGTGAGCGGTGTAAAGCGCACGAACTAAATAAAATTGAGCCATTGCAGGCATTACTTTATTTGGTAAAGTATCTTGTTTTTCAAAAATAATTTCCAAATTTGGTTCTGTAGTAGCAAACTCAGTTTTAATTTCGTGTACTATTTTTTGCATATCAAATACAAACGATTCGTCGTACATTTTTGCAATAATAACATCTGCAACACTTTCACGCGGAATAGCGTTACGCAAACTACCACCATTTATGCTGGCAATTTGTAAACCAAAATTATCAAAGCTGTTAAATAACAATCTATTCATAATTTTGTTGGCATTACCTAAGCCTTTATGAATATCCATACCTGAATGTCCACCTTTTAAGCCTTTAACAGTAATTTTGTAAGCAACCGAACCGTCTGGTAAATCTTCTTCTTCATAATCAGCAATAGCTGTAACATCTACTCCGCCGGCACAACCAATATCAATCTCTTCATCGTCTTCGGTGTCTAAATTTAATAAAATATCCCCTTCAAGTAATCCGCCTTTTAAGCCCATTGCTCCGGTCATACCCGTTTCTTCATCAATAGTAAACAGCGCTTCAATAGCTGGGTGTTTAATTTCGGTTGATGCTAAAACAGCCATGATAGTTGCTACACCAATTCCGTTATCAGCTCCTAAAGTGGTTCCATTTGCACGTACCCAATCGCCGTCGATATACATTTCGATACCTTGGTTGTCAAAATCAAAAACGGTGTCGTTATTTTTTTGGTGTACCATATCTAAATGCGATTGCATTACAATGGTTTTGCGATTTTCCATACCAGCAGTAGCCGGTTTTTTTATAATTACATTACCAACTTCATCAACAATGGTTTCTAAACCTAAATTTTCACCAAATTGTTTCATAAAAGCAATAACTCGTTCTTCTTTTTTAGAAGGACGTGGAACAGCATTTAAATCGGCAAAATGATTCCACAACGGAAGTGGTTCTAAATTGCGAATATCTTGACTCATATTTTTTAAAATTTTATCAAAGTTAGCTATTATTAAATAAAAAAGCCACTTTAAACTTTGTTTAAAATGGCTTTGCATACAAAATAAAACAATAATTATTTTTTTAGGCAACTATATATTTGGTAAATATTTTTTCGGCTTTTTTCTTTGTTACTTCTTTTTTATATTTTTTTTCAGAATCAATATAAAAAACGGGGGCACTTTTACACATACCTTGGCATTTCATTTTTTGTAGCGATACGCATTTATTAAGTCCGTTATCGCACAATAATTCTTTTAAGCATGATTTTGCTTCTTCATTATATCTGCAGCATTTTTTTCCATCGCAAAAATAAATTACTTCATTAAAAGATTTACATTTACTCATAATCATTATCTTTATCGAGTACAAATATAAATAATAATTTTTATTTGTTCTAAATAAAATATAAAAATGAATAAAAAATATTTCATCATATCTTTTACAGCAAGTTTATTAATATTAAGTTATTTATATACTAATAATTACACTTCTTTTTTTAATGATTATTACAATAAAAACATTTATGTGTATTTAGATAAATTTTTAAGTTTTTTTTCGATTGTTCCCTTTTCAGTAGGCGATTTATTGTATGCAATCGTAGTATTATTTATTCTGCTTAAAAGTTATAATCTAATTAAGTTAAAAAAATATATAAAATTATTTTACGTTTTATCATGCTGCATAATAACTTTTTTAGCATTGTTTCAGCTATTTTGGGGCTTTAATAATTATAAATACAGCGTTGCAAATCAATTAAAATTGGAAAATAATTATTCTAAATCTGATTTGGATTCGATAACGAATAGATTAATTTATATTGTAAACAAACAACAAACTGCTATTACCAAAAACACAGAAAAAAAAGTAGAAATTAAGCTTGATTTAGACAATTTTAATTGTGTAGCAAAACAGAATTATACAAAACTACCTGAAAATTTAAAAAGCATTTTAATTGAAAACAAAATTAATAAAGTAAAACCTTCTTTATATTCACACGTATTGTCGTATGCAGGATTTAGTGGTTATTTTAACCCATTTACACATGAAAACCAAGTTAATATAAAAATACCAACAGTTGGTATGCCTGTAACTGTTGCACATGAAATGGCCCATCAATTAGGAATTGCTAGTGAAGCCGAAGCAAACTTTTTTGGATATAAAAACATGTTGCAAAGCAATGAATTACATTTTAAATATGCTGCAAATTTGTACGCTTTAAAGTATTGCTTAAAAGAGTATAAAATAGAAAACGAAGAAACTTATCAATTACTTTTTAATCAATTAAACAAAGGCGTTCAGGAAAATATACTTGAAAGCGAATTGTTTTGGAAAAATAAACGAAATGTTTCTTCGTATGTTTTAAAATATATGTATGGAACTTTTTTAAAAATGAACAATCAAAAAGAAGGCATTAGATCTTATAATAAATTTGTTGATTTATTGATAAATTACAACAAAAAATATCCGAAAGACGCTTCCTTTTATTAATTATTAATTCGGTTTTTACGGAAAGGACGAATAATTACACGTGATTCACGATCAAAAACAAAGTAATTGTATACCCAACTCCAAAATACCAATGATTTATTTTTAAAGCCAATAAGTGAAAATAAATGAACAAACATCCAAACAAACCATGCAAAAACCCCGTTAAAATGTAACTTAGGTAAATCTACAACAGCTTTGTTTCTACCAATTGTTGCCATTGACCCTTTATCGTTGTAAACAAATTTTTTAAGTGATTGCTTTTTTTCTAAACGTTCTAAATTTTCAGCTAATAAAGCACCTTGTTGAATTGCTGGTTGTGCCATCATTGGATGCCCATATTGGTATTTTTCACCATACATTGCAGCTACATCTCCAATAGCAAAAATATCTGTAAAACCTTCAACTTGGTTAAATTCATTAACCTTTATACGTGAAGCACGATCTAAAGTTCTATCTATTCCGCTTACGGGTGCTCCTTTTACTCCTGCAGACCAAATTAAGGCTTGGGTTTCAAAAACTAAACTGTTTTTAGTTTCTACTTTATTTCCATCGTAATTAGTTACAATGGTTTTTAAATGAATTTTAACACCTAGATTCTTTAAAAATTTTTCGGCTGCTTTTGACGATTTACGCGACATTGCATCAAGTATATTTTCAGAACCTTGCACTAAATTAATTTCCATTTGTGATATATCTAAATCTGGATAATCTTTAGGAAAAACAGCATTTTTCATTTCGGCTAAAGCACCGGCTAACTCCACCCCTGTTGGTCCGGCACCAACAATAACAAAATTCATAAGTGCCTTGCGCAATTGTAAATCATTAGTTTGTAACGCTAGTTCAAAATTTTCTAAAATTAAACTCCTTAAGTTTAAAGCTTCGGGTATGGTTTTCATAACCATACTATTTTTTTCTATTTGGGTATTGCCAAAATAATTATTTGTTGAACCTGTCGCAATAACAACATAATCGTAATATATGGTGCCAATATCGGTAATTATTTTTTTGTTATCGGTATCTAACTTTTCAACCAATGCCATTCTAAAAAAGGCTTCTTTATAATCTTGAACAATTTTGCGTAAAGGATAAGCAATGGCTCCCGATTCTAAT is a window of Myroides sp. JBRI-B21084 DNA encoding:
- the rlmD gene encoding 23S rRNA (uracil(1939)-C(5))-methyltransferase RlmD, with the protein product MGRKKTDKIVFENVEVLDAGAKGVSVGKAADGKVIFIPNVVPGDVVDVQTFKKRKAYYEGKAVVFHKFSDKRVEPVCEHFGACGGCKWQNMDYKFQLGYKHQEVENNLKRIGKIELPQFEPILGSEKQFFYRNKMEFSFSNARWLTDAEIQSGEELGKENALGFHIPKMWDKILDIKKCHLQQDPSNAIRNEIRAFANTNGLEFYNPRENSGLLRTLMIRTASTGEIMVLIQFFKEDKQKRELLLNFIKDRFPEITSLQYVINSKLNDTIYDQNVFCFYGRDYILEEMEGLQFSINAKSFYQTNSEQAYELYSITRDFAGLTGEELVYDLYTGTGTIAQFVSKKAKKVIGVEAVPEAIADAKINAERNNITNCEFFVGDMKNVFNDEFIAQHGQPDVIITDPPRDGMHKDVVAQILKIAPKKVVYVSCNSATQARDLALMDELYKVVRVRPVDMFPQTHHVENVVLLEKR
- a CDS encoding aminoacyl-histidine dipeptidase, producing MSQDIRNLEPLPLWNHFADLNAVPRPSKKEERVIAFMKQFGENLGLETIVDEVGNVIIKKPATAGMENRKTIVMQSHLDMVHQKNNDTVFDFDNQGIEMYIDGDWVRANGTTLGADNGIGVATIMAVLASTEIKHPAIEALFTIDEETGMTGAMGLKGGLLEGDILLNLDTEDDEEIDIGCAGGVDVTAIADYEEEDLPDGSVAYKITVKGLKGGHSGMDIHKGLGNANKIMNRLLFNSFDNFGLQIASINGGSLRNAIPRESVADVIIAKMYDESFVFDMQKIVHEIKTEFATTEPNLEIIFEKQDTLPNKVMPAMAQFYLVRALYTAHNGVYRMSADFDDLVETSNNIAKVTVANGKLQIQCLTRSSVETSKFDLANALRSAFELMGCEVTFSGSYPGWTPNPNSSILKVLDELYQKQNGKKANVVACHAGLECGILGTNYPDMKMISFGPNIRGAHSPEERVSISSVQKYWNFVLEILQNIPIK
- a CDS encoding (2Fe-2S) ferredoxin domain-containing protein, with the protein product MSKCKSFNEVIYFCDGKKCCRYNEEAKSCLKELLCDNGLNKCVSLQKMKCQGMCKSAPVFYIDSEKKYKKEVTKKKAEKIFTKYIVA
- a CDS encoding DUF3810 domain-containing protein, producing MNKKYFIISFTASLLILSYLYTNNYTSFFNDYYNKNIYVYLDKFLSFFSIVPFSVGDLLYAIVVLFILLKSYNLIKLKKYIKLFYVLSCCIITFLALFQLFWGFNNYKYSVANQLKLENNYSKSDLDSITNRLIYIVNKQQTAITKNTEKKVEIKLDLDNFNCVAKQNYTKLPENLKSILIENKINKVKPSLYSHVLSYAGFSGYFNPFTHENQVNIKIPTVGMPVTVAHEMAHQLGIASEAEANFFGYKNMLQSNELHFKYAANLYALKYCLKEYKIENEETYQLLFNQLNKGVQENILESELFWKNKRNVSSYVLKYMYGTFLKMNNQKEGIRSYNKFVDLLINYNKKYPKDASFY
- a CDS encoding NAD(P)/FAD-dependent oxidoreductase, with the protein product MLNIPDSKNPRVVIIGGGFAGVSLAQKLKNKNFQVVLLDKHNYHNFQPLMYQVATGGLESGAIAYPLRKIVQDYKEAFFRMALVEKLDTDNKKIITDIGTIYYDYVVIATGSTNNYFGNTQIEKNSMVMKTIPEALNLRSLILENFELALQTNDLQLRKALMNFVIVGAGPTGVELAGALAEMKNAVFPKDYPDLDISQMEINLVQGSENILDAMSRKSSKAAEKFLKNLGVKIHLKTIVTNYDGNKVETKNSLVFETQALIWSAGVKGAPVSGIDRTLDRASRIKVNEFNQVEGFTDIFAIGDVAAMYGEKYQYGHPMMAQPAIQQGALLAENLERLEKKQSLKKFVYNDKGSMATIGRNKAVVDLPKLHFNGVFAWFVWMFVHLFSLIGFKNKSLVFWSWVYNYFVFDRESRVIIRPFRKNRINN